The stretch of DNA AGGCAAAAAGCCACACGGAGTCCGCCCGGAGTCGTAACGTATTTTAGCAAACCAGAATTAGAAAGAGATGCGTGTCCGGGTTGGGGTAGTGGACTATCCTTCAGCCTTGTGGAGGCTGAGACGCGGGTTCGATTCTCGCACCTGGACCTGTCAGCTTTTTGATACAAACTAAGAAGAAGAGAAGAGCGCCACGTCATGCGATTTTCACTCAATCACACTCCGATTAGCCTGAAAAGATACGCTGACATATGTTAGTTATTTATTCACACACTTCCTTGGAGTGAGCGGAGCTTTTCCCGCGAGATATGCCCGAAATCGGCTTTGCGATGGCATGACGGACACAGTGAAATCACGTTATCGAGGGTGTGAGCGTCAGCTCTGGAGTGGTCTTCAGATTCTACGAACCACCGAACGGGGACAATGTGATGCACGTCGGGGTTTCTCCCGAGTTCCCCTTTCCCGGTCCCGCAGTGTTTGCAGGCGTACTCATCTCGTTCGAGTGCCTGCTTCCGAACACGATTCCACCCTGTTCCGTAGTTCCCGAGTGAACCACCGTTCCAGTTTGGGTGTCCCTCACCGCGAAAGGATTGAGAAAGCCACTGGCGTCTGCACTCCTCACTGCAAACGACGACTTCGCCGATGTTGCTTGGGTATCGTTCGACTGTCTCAGTACAGACGTCACAGGGGACCGTGCGCTTCCCACCGGTCCAGCGAGGATTTTCAGAACCGCTCAGAGAGGGTGTCGTCTGCCACGAACCGTTTTGAACACAGTCGGGACAGTACAGGCCCTTCTTCATCGAGGGGTAGTAGGTGAATGCTGCATCGCAGAGTCGGCAGGTGGCCTCCGATTTCCCGCCTTTGTAATTCGGATTGTTTTCACCTGCGAAGGAAACGCCCTCGTCGTGGCACGCTTTCGAGCAGTATGCTTTCTCGTAGGGAGAATGAAAATCGGTTCCGCAGTGCTTGCAGGTGTTGTTCGGCAGTTTTTCTCCATGGCTTAGTGCATGATGTGCTTTCATACCACGGGAGGTAGAGAACATGCGACCGCAAGTGGGACACGGTGTGTCCGTCATTGCGAGCGTCTCCAGGTTTGGTGGTTGTTCGTAGTTGGTACTCTAGTTCGTTTGTCGTTTGTTACTTCCATCAGGAATCAGCAGGCTCGAGTCAACGCGCCTGCACCCCTTGCAGGCGCGTGAAAAACTGGCTCAAAGTCAAGGAGGGACGAGCAGTCCAAATACAATCAGGGAGGGTGTTATGACCCTCTGAGAGGCAGGATTGACTGAATAACTAGATGAAAAACGTGTACTCTACCAGATTTCAGAAAAAGGAATCGCGTATTTGGCTGGCGACCTCAACACACATCCCAAACACGATACCTGCCCCATGGGCGACGATATTCGTCCAACCACCCGTCTCGTTGACGATGTTCGCGGGGAGTGCTGAAGCGAATACAAGTACGCTCGCAACTGCCGCAAACAAAATAACTCCACTCAACCGTCGATTGGATACTCCCCAACTGGAGAGTTTCGAAGGCGAAGCGACGTAGTCCGTTCTGGTAGCAGCGAACACTCCGGCCAAGAGGAGTCCACCCATACTGACGACGGATACGCGGGCAGTCACTACACCGAGTCCGAGAAACAAGCACGAGCAATAGACTCCTATCGAGAGTAACCCGACTGGTTCTTCCTGTTCGCTTTCGAATGTTCGGAGTATGGACAGAATGAGGAACCCATCAAGTGCGCCGACGACGCCAGAGAACCCTCGATCGTACTGAATCTGAAGATGCGTACTTTCGTTGAATACGAGGTAGCTGGTACTGCTCACGACCACGGGGCCAACCAGTAGAATGAGCAGAAAGCCAATCCAGAATCGTCGATTTTGGTCTCGGAACTTGTACAGGAGCCAGCAGGGGAATACAAGGATTGTATAGCCTACGAGATTGCCGAAGAGATGGGCGTCATCGGGCTGATGTTCGTGGACGAATGAGTTCGTCCAGAACGTGTGGAGAACTGGGTTCGTATGGTCGAGGGCAAGAGATAGCTGGAAGGAGGTTGGGGTGAGAAAGTAGACGGCGGCCAATAAGGCAGGTATTGAGAGCAGAGCCAGTATCTCTACGGTATCTTTGACGCCAATTTGGTTTCGATAAGATGTTGTCACCGACAACAAGTTGGAAAGGCATAGTAATAGTATTGTCATCTACACAGTCTATAGACTGAGTTAGCTTGTTGAGTCGCTCTGTGTGAATCAGTATCATTCAAGTATTCCGTTCATTCAACGAAAGTTACAAATCAATTTGCTACCATGTTTGGGAATATGGCAGTAGAGGTCAGCGCGGGAAATCTCAGAACCCGCATGCAAAATATTGATCCGTACGAGTTCGAGCACTTCGTTGCTGAACTCTGGAAAGCACAGGGATGGGATACAGAGGTTTCACAGGCATCGAACGATATGGGCGTTGATATCACCGCCTGGAAATTTGACGGCCTCGTTGACCAGAAAATCGTGATTCAAGCGAAACGGTACGCTGAGGACAACAAGATTGGTCGGCCAGCTATCCAACAGTATCATTCGTTGAAGCAGCAAGATTCGGAGGTCGATGCGGCTGTGGTCGTCACGACGTCGTCGTACACAAGCTCAGCGAAAGACTGGGCAAATGAACACAATGTCAAACTCATCGACGGAGACGATTTAGTGAATCTGGTTCTCGACCAGCGACGTTACGATCTGCTCGATGAGTATGCTCCAACGCTGAGCGAGATTTCAGGCAGCCTGAACGGACAGGGCTCATCGGAGAAACAGCGCGAAACTCCATTACCGGATTTCCTCGCAACACAGGACCAACAACGAAAGGTTGCGGCAGGTGGGCTTATCGCTGGCCTCGTTCTCATTGTAAATCCGTGGAATACTGGCATTCCAATCGAGGTTCTTGGGACGCTGTTCGTTCTCGCATCGGGTGCAATCTTCCTCTATCCAGACCGCGTGTTCGAAGCCATCTTCCCGGAGCGAATCTTGCACCGCGAGTTCCTCAACGGAAGTGCGGTTGTAGAGCAGAGCGGCTCCGTGAGGTACGTCCCCGGCGATGACCGTGACTCAGTCTCGTTCGATGCATTCGAGGATACCTCCACCAAACGACAGCAGGCGCTCACGTACGCCGAATTGGATCAAGCGTACGAGGATGGAGTTCCAGTCGTTCCTCAAGGGAGTATCCCCACTGCAGTCGCTTCAGCGGGTGAACAATATATCGCGGCGTATCGCTTCGCCGTACACGATGAAGAGCCAGAGCGGATTGCAGCTGAAATGCAGCGGTCGCAGAAGGATGTGGTTGCTGATATCGCGGAGTTTGCGCATCTCTCGACTGGGAATTCAGTCCTCTAAGTCGAACTTCAAAAGCCAGTTTTCTGGAGAACCAACTGGATGAGTATCACACGAGCTCATGGATTTCTCGATGCTTCTGTAACGCCTCAACACTGGGTGTTGCCCGCGTGTCCGTAGGAAGTCCCACCGTCTCTCCTTCGTACTGTTTGAACTCGTGATACCCCTCGCACCCGGGTTCGTCTCGGACGAGGACCTCGTAGTCATCCGAGATAGAGAGCCACCCAGAATCGAATGCCCAGTGGTGTAATCGACAAAGCGCAATTCCATTCCGTGGGTCCTCAGAACCACCCTCGCTCTTTGGGTAGATGTGCGCAGCTTCAACTTCAAACCCTCCCTCCGGGCTTTCTCGCCTGCTCCCGCAGACGGCACAGGTATTATCGTAGGCTTCCGTAACCAACCGCCGAAATGCGGCGTCACGAGCTTTCCGCTTCTGTATCGTGTATCGGGTCTTGTCTTCGACAATTGTGGCTTCCGAATCAAGCGCATTCGCCAAGCGAGATTTTTCCGTTTGAATTTCTTCCTCGGTAGGTTCTGGAATCTCGTGAACAGTAGAACCGAACAGTGCTGCTTCAAGCGAACCGAACTGTCGAACTAACTCTCCAACCTTTTCCTCAGCGACAGGATCGAGACTGCTATTCACAAATCGGTCATTTTTGTACCCCAACATCGACCGCACTTCTTCAACGGTTGGAACATCCTCTCTGTAGTCGTTGAGCGTGTAGATGTGACGGCTCTCAGGGCTATTCCAGAGCCAATCGCCCACTTTCTGACTCTCGAACACTCGACCGACAGTTCCGGCTCCGATGAACGCTCCATCATGGTAGAAGAGGACAACGTCGTCCTGTTTGAGTCGGTCAATTGCTGCCTGTTTCTTCCCGCTGTCTGTTGCCGTTGTCCCCCAAACACGCACAGAATCAGTCCCTTCCAACTGCGAGGGGACGTTCGCACGACCAGCGAGTTTGAATGGGTTGACAACGGAGGTCTTGAATCTGGTAAGCCACTCATCATTGACTGCTACAAAGAACAAGCCAACATCGTTCGCTGGTCCAGGCTCATCGAGATGTGCCATCTGAAAAACGAACACATTCCGACCGTCACGTGGCTCGTAGTCATAGTCAAGTACGTCCACTTCTCCTTGGTACTCCCACTTGGCAGCGCCAGTACCCTTATAGAAGAAATAGATTGGTGTCGACGTCGAGATCGCCTTAATCAATGCGGCATTCCCTGTGGAGCTCTCTTTTTGGTCACCTGAAAGACCTTCTCCGATATATTCGAATTCTCCACTTTGAACGCGGTCACTATAGGGGCCATCTTCGTTTGCGAACAGCAAGATGTAGCGATTCTCATGGTCGTCCTTTCGGACGTTTATCCCAGAGATTTGGTAGCCAAATCCAGTGTCAAAGAGTGATTCGATCTCTGCTTGATTGAGGTGGTCACCGAGTTCGAGGTTCGCTGGTGGCCGATGCATGCAATGAGAGACTCAGTGGATTGTGATATTACTGTTGTAGAGTCTACAATTCGATGTTGTGGATAGAAAGATACCACTCAAACTACTCACATAGGTCCGTAACACAGACGCTACACCCATTCAAGCCCCGCATTATGCTGAGCCAAGTAATCTGAACTGAACCCCGCCACCAATAGTGGAAGCCTTTCACCTGCGTTATCGAGAATTGTCCGTTTGAGTAGGTCGCTCTGCGTCTCAAACGTGGGGTTCACGAGCAGCCGATAGTCGGCGTCAATCGTGTAGAGTTCGCGGTCGAACGCGGCATGGTGTGTCTTGCTG from Haladaptatus sp. ZSTT2 encodes:
- a CDS encoding HNH endonuclease, which codes for MTDTPCPTCGRMFSTSRGMKAHHALSHGEKLPNNTCKHCGTDFHSPYEKAYCSKACHDEGVSFAGENNPNYKGGKSEATCRLCDAAFTYYPSMKKGLYCPDCVQNGSWQTTPSLSGSENPRWTGGKRTVPCDVCTETVERYPSNIGEVVVCSEECRRQWLSQSFRGEGHPNWNGGSLGNYGTGWNRVRKQALERDEYACKHCGTGKGELGRNPDVHHIVPVRWFVESEDHSRADAHTLDNVISLCPSCHRKADFGHISREKLRSLQGSV
- a CDS encoding restriction endonuclease, translated to MAVEVSAGNLRTRMQNIDPYEFEHFVAELWKAQGWDTEVSQASNDMGVDITAWKFDGLVDQKIVIQAKRYAEDNKIGRPAIQQYHSLKQQDSEVDAAVVVTTSSYTSSAKDWANEHNVKLIDGDDLVNLVLDQRRYDLLDEYAPTLSEISGSLNGQGSSEKQRETPLPDFLATQDQQRKVAAGGLIAGLVLIVNPWNTGIPIEVLGTLFVLASGAIFLYPDRVFEAIFPERILHREFLNGSAVVEQSGSVRYVPGDDRDSVSFDAFEDTSTKRQQALTYAELDQAYEDGVPVVPQGSIPTAVASAGEQYIAAYRFAVHDEEPERIAAEMQRSQKDVVADIAEFAHLSTGNSVL
- a CDS encoding HNH endonuclease; translation: MHRPPANLELGDHLNQAEIESLFDTGFGYQISGINVRKDDHENRYILLFANEDGPYSDRVQSGEFEYIGEGLSGDQKESSTGNAALIKAISTSTPIYFFYKGTGAAKWEYQGEVDVLDYDYEPRDGRNVFVFQMAHLDEPGPANDVGLFFVAVNDEWLTRFKTSVVNPFKLAGRANVPSQLEGTDSVRVWGTTATDSGKKQAAIDRLKQDDVVLFYHDGAFIGAGTVGRVFESQKVGDWLWNSPESRHIYTLNDYREDVPTVEEVRSMLGYKNDRFVNSSLDPVAEEKVGELVRQFGSLEAALFGSTVHEIPEPTEEEIQTEKSRLANALDSEATIVEDKTRYTIQKRKARDAAFRRLVTEAYDNTCAVCGSRRESPEGGFEVEAAHIYPKSEGGSEDPRNGIALCRLHHWAFDSGWLSISDDYEVLVRDEPGCEGYHEFKQYEGETVGLPTDTRATPSVEALQKHREIHELV